The genomic DNA AGAAGCTGCACTACTGCAAAAAACTGAAACATGCACAACCTtggaaataacacacacaaatacaagtccagcaaaaagcaaatattaacaaatcaaggataaataataaattagcCATACACAGTGGGATCCTCCGTGTTAATATACTGGGAagtgggattttctttttttttaaacaataaattctATAAAATTAAAGTTGATTTTAATTTAAGAAGCATGTACgcactgaacaaacacagagcaacGCCACCAGAAAACATCTCAAATATCCACATAGCTAAAAAGCCAAACCCACACCCACCCACTGCACTTAATACCGACTCACTCAGTGCTGTGTTCTGCTCTCCGCATCGCCCCCTCCAGAGCTGCCCACTGTCTCTGTACACCTCACTCTGACGTTCCCTCCGCACAACAGCTTGTATTAAGGCAATTGTGGTACATCGGTAACGTGGCAGGGTTAGAGGTGAAGAAGGGGGTCGTGACCagagcacagaaacaaaaacaaatccgaCAAAACCGCTGTCACGTCCGTCAGGCGCCGTCGGATGGTAACCGTAGCTGTGATGCAGCACCTGCAGAGTAACCTGGCTTTGTTCGGACGACAGCCCTGCTTTCAGATGTTTCCCCTATTGTTGGAACGAACTGGCTTGAAAACTTCCCCAAACAATGTAAACATGGTTTCACTAGGATTGTCATTATAGTATTGCTTtcactacacaaacaaagttgTAGAAAGCTGGATTGTTTTTCTCTATAGAAACCTCTTTTCTTCTAATGGCCACTGCACCTCATTAGGAATGCGTCATTTATAAATCTTTTcatatgtgcttttttttttctactctctcttttttagaAATAACCCCTCTCTGTTTACAGTTTATTCAATGACTGGTCTCAAAGGAATCAACACCTGAATCTGATCCGCAGACTAAACCTGAACCATGAATAAAACTCAAATTAGGTAGATCCTTGCCATGACAGCAAGGGAATACAAACATACACTCGTtcatacacacgcacacccaAATCCAAGACTGTCCCTGCTCTGTCACTCCTCTGCAACAGTCCTGTACCGTGATTGACCCTCAGTGCTGTCTGACAGGCATGAAACAGGAACACAACTTTGTGCATAGAGTTAGATTCTGTTGTGATTCGGAAAATGTCTCTCGATGTCAGATGAATTTAGATTCAGCAGGTCTCCTTGTCTTGTGCTAATCTAGACACTACATACATTCCTTTCCCCACTGAGCATGGAATTAGTATagattcatatttatatacGCCAAACTACTCTTTCATATGTTTGGGCTAAATTCTTTGTTGTTATATTATGAGTAACTTTTTTGGattgtaaaatgtatatttttcgGTTTCCGTTCATCGCATGACTCTATCTCTCTTCAGAGTCCCTTTTCATGagagaacatttaaaaattacaagtaaaaagagagggaaaaagtagTGACCCTTACAGCCCCCTACATAAGAACAGGAAATCAGCCGtcgcacagaaacacaaatctgCCTATtcaaactcctcctcttcctcctcctcttcctccaggtGATTGGAGGTGGTGGGTGTAGCTGGGTCAGAGTCACGTGAGAGGGTTGCCACAGTAACAATCTGAGGGGAGGCGCCAAGGCCTTCTGGGGCATCTTCCTCCATGTCATCAGTGGTAATGATTGCCACCGCAGCTCCGCCCTTCTTATTCTGGTGTGTCTTGATGTGCTTGGACAGGTGGTCGCTGCGCATGAAGCGTTTGGAGCATTCAGGACACTCAAATCGCTTCTCTCCTAGAGCGGAAAAATCACAGACAAAGAGTCAAGAAATGTATCAAGAAGGCTCCCAGTTGCGTCAAAACATTTGCTCCAACTGCCTGAGTgagtgtgtacctgtgtgtgttctcctgtgtctctgcagctcgTCGCTCCTGGTGAACCTCTTGCCACAAAAGATCCAGTTGCAGACAAACGGCCTCTCGCCAGTGTGCCAGCGCAGGTGGGCCCTCAGGTGAGACGTCTTGCCGTACACCTTCCCACAGCCCTCCATGTGGCAGAtgtgctgcttcttctttgtggGGTCCCCACTATTCCTACAACACAAACGGTGTGTGTCAAAAGGATCATGTTTTTTCCTCACTTTGTGATGACAGATAATATCGAacatttgttcaaatttcattGTCATATAAGTTCACACGGTCCACCCGACTCTGTTTCTCAGAATAGCGGTGTTTGGATGCCATGTCGCTCAGTGACATTCCCACACAATGGCAGTAATTTGCTTTATGTTATCCAGATGGAAGCAgcagaaactgaaactgaagtgCCCAAGACAGAACGCTTCTTACCCCCACCCGAGtctgtgctgccactgtatacacacaagcactCTCTCGGTCAcatctgatagtattgcttgacagagccatTAATAACTGAACggtatgcactgcagctttgagaAGATTTCAATAGAATAGAAAAGTCTGAATGTAGTTTTCTACAATGAGAATAAAAAGGTGTGCATATTCTGTTTCACTGCACTATTGAGTTCTTTTGACAGGCTTGAATATTCTAATTTCTaatttttctctccacacaaTATGAAATGTTGTATGGATTTAATCCTCTATGTTAGTCCACAAAACTAGTATCTTTTATAATACTATGTGTATGATGGGTTTGTAAAATGTTCATACCTTCCTTCTCCATCCCTGCAGTTTGGACAGGAGCAGGCGACACGTCTGAGCCTCTTGCTGGGAGGTCCCTCCTGGTCTGAAGAACTCTGTACAGAGCCCAGCTGGTCTGGACTCATAGATGAGCCTGGTGCCACATTGCCAACAGCGACTGTCACTGGAGATGACTGGATTTTGAGACTATCCTGAACCTGTGGTTGACCTGAAAGGtgattgtaaaaaataaataaataaataaatacacacacaatacagaAAGCTGCAGCAGGACACCCTGATGTAGTATGACTGTAAATTAATTAGTGAACCACAAAACTGTACGATGGAAATTTGGGATGGAAAAGTCATGAAGGCTGTTTTCTCAACAGCTGCACAACCACAATGCTCTAATCACATTGTTGTGTGATTGTAATGATATGAGTCATAAATGTGTGGTGTGTCCTTACCCTGTAGACTGGTAATGGTGAGAGGAACACCCTGCACCTGAACTCCAGCAGTGCCCAGCCCTGCGATGCTGACCGTCTGTACCCCGGACCCCGGGTTGATCTGTGCTGTGCTCAGTGTTATGGGAGTTCCACTTAGGGAAACCAGCCCTCCACCCCCCACTGTTGTCCCACCGGCCATTGGGGCAAGTGTCAGCTGCTGTGGCATTGCTGTCCCCAGGCTGCCCTGCAGGGAGACTCCACCAGGCAGCTGCAGTGTCTGCCAGGTGAGCTGCCCAGAGGGGGACAGGGTTGGGGTCCGAATAAGGACCTGGGCTGGGTTCTGAAAGGTCTGGATGGGCTGAAGGGTTTGACCTGGGGCTAGCTGGACGGTCTGAATGTGCTGAGGCTGTTGTTGGCAATGGCCTTGACCTTGACTCTGAGCCTGGGGCTGTAGCTGGATCTGCTGCACCAACTGGTGCCCCACTTGACCCACGATCACCTGCTGTATGGTTCCTCCTGTATCTATCTGGTTCTGTAGTCCATTGGCCTGGTTCTGGCTTTGAGAGTCTGCCTCACTGCTCTGCACTTGGGTGTCAGCTGACACACCCTCTGATCCAGTAGAAACCACTTGTGCTGATTCAGACATGCCATCACCTTCACCTACTGCTGAGCCTGTTGATGCTGTAGGAGGAGCTGCACCAGAGACTGCTGTCACTAGCTGGTTGCCATTGGCAACAGAGAATGTGCCATCTGCTGATTGGATAAGCTGCACTGCCCCGCCCCCACCAACACTGTTGATCACAGGCAGAGCCAGGGTCATGCCACCAAGGTTTATGGGTACTGTGGTCATAACAGGAGTCTGAGAACCCTGCAGAGTTTGCAGCTGCAGGGGAAATGACTGCGCTGGGCGGATCTGCAGTGGGACTGTCTGATTGGCTGTACTTGTCAAGATGGTCTGTTGGTTGGCTGGCTGGAGGATGGCCTGGGTCTGGCTTGGACTCGAGGTCTGAATGAGTTGAACCTGTTCCGGTAGAGTGCCGAGGGAAGCcggctgagctgagctgatatgAATCTGCTGTCCATCTGCAGTCTGCAGGTGGGGAATGACCTGATACTGGACCCCACCCCCAGCATTGGGCAGGTTTTGAACCTGGATGATCTggaactgctgctgttgttgttgctgactGGCTGCAACACTGTTGACTGCTTTCACCTGTCCAACAGGAGAAGAGGAGTGGTACAGTTAGGAGGGAAACAACTACGGAAACATAACCCAtttaggctacatccatactactcatttttcatttgaaaaacagcgtttttaaataaaaacgaTCTGCATCCAGATGAACGTTTTAGCTCCATATCGGTGCAGTACAGTACACTAACATGTCTATAGATCACATGACCATACAGGTACACTAGGCATGCGCATGCCAGTGTCAACAGGAATTTGATTCTGTCCTCTGCAGTGGTTTGCTGAATTTCAGAGAGTATCAATAACGAGAAACAATGGTAAAAAGCagcacaagtttttttttttttttttaaacattaacaacatGGTGAAACCCAaacttttcattcacagctgttCACATTAAGTTATGACTGATAAgccaggaagtgaatgtggggAACTGCGTCATTATATCCAAAGGTCtctggtttttgttgttgttttttaacgaTATTTTTTGGGGCTTTTGCCTTTATTGGTCAGGACTCTGAAGCGTGAAAAGAGGAAGATGCACAGCAAAGGACCACGAGTGGAATCAAACCCGGGTCAATGCAAATAGGCCCTTTGCCCCATGGGGCGCCAGCTCTACCAAACGAGcaggtgtcattttttttgtcagtcaaTACTAAAGCTGTAGCTTTGGAGTTTTCAAACGAATATGAGACGCTTTGTTTTGCTATCTAAATGCAGGGTAGTGAGAATGTAAGGTGTACTCGGAGCAGAATTCatgcctttttttaaagaaaggtaGTATGTATGGATGTAGCATTCTAAACTTCTATGTCCCCCACCTCCTTCACCTTGCGTCCACCAGGGGAGCTGTCAATACCCAAAGTGGAGGCCACTGTCACTGCAACAGGCTGATTGGGGTTCTCCTTGGCCATGGTAGGAGCCGCTGTAATGATCTGCCAACCGTTCCCCGTGAACTGAGCTGGCACCAGCTCCAGCTGTTGGGGCACTAGGGCCTGCCCCCCTGTTGTGTCCACCACTATTTGACCTTGGAGCTGACCTGCCTGCAGCTGGATCTGGCTGGCCTGGACCTGGATCTGCTGGGCTCCTGCCTGGGCCCCTTCCACTCCCCCCTGCCCTCCGATCTTACTGCAGGTAGCTGCTAGTAGAGCCAATGGAGAGGGTTGGGAGGAATCCTGGAGAAAATAAGGGAGAAATAGATGGAAAGGAggggcagagagacagagagacagttaAACAGGAGTGACAAGGGAGGCAGGGCAAATAAGTAATAAGAAAGTACAACatggaagtaaaaaaaagccaaaggGAAGGGATGGGCTGGTTTCATTATGCACACTCGTACAATGAACTAGCTGAATCGATGGAGAAGAAGAGTAACAGAGCAAGGGGTGGAGAATACATAGggcacaaaaaagaaacaaaaagctgtgagggggagagagagagagagagagctagcTGTCAGTGGGAGTGGGCGGCATTACAGGAAGCGAGTGGGTGGGCGTGTGAGAAccacatttctcttttctcagaACAGTAGAAGAAAATGCCGCCTTcgcgctctctgtctctcgctctctctatcCTCCCTTTCAAAAGGAACTAGGTCGcaggcaattttttttttatgctataCATCCCTCTGCAGTGCACGGAAACAGTCTGATTACTCTATAAACTGAAATAGCATTGCAAAGCAAATGCTTGTCATATACatttgacaacaacaacaaaaatagtaACTTAAGAGTAACTGCCTGGATGGAAAATAATCTCTTACTAAATATACAACCTCTCACGAGCagctaaaaaaaatagaaaatgtacaATTGTAGAGCCACATACCAACGCTGCAAGTCTTTGCAACAAATCCGTACATGCAGAGTTCAATTATTTTCACACTAACTCAACAAGACAATTTAAAAGTACAGGGGCTGAAGTGTGACAGCCTACTCATAAGGCTCTCAGCAGGGCTGCACAGAAGCAGGAAGTTGAATTCACCAGAGAAACGCCCCCGGAGATGTCTGGCTGGCTGACTGGCTGGGAAGGGGAGGGAGTACATTTTTGGCCCCTGAGGCAAGTCAGAAGTAATGAACTATAATAAACTCTTATTCCACCATTCGTACCTGTGAAC from Solea senegalensis isolate Sse05_10M linkage group LG20, IFAPA_SoseM_1, whole genome shotgun sequence includes the following:
- the sp4 gene encoding transcription factor Sp4 isoform X1 — protein: MSDSKKESSGTEGGKASKKGKSSGSQDSSQPSPLALLAATCSKIGGQGGVEGAQAGAQQIQVQASQIQLQAGQLQGQIVVDTTGGQALVPQQLELVPAQFTGNGWQIITAAPTMAKENPNQPVAVTVASTLGIDSSPGGRKVKEVKAVNSVAASQQQQQQQFQIIQVQNLPNAGGGVQYQVIPHLQTADGQQIHISSAQPASLGTLPEQVQLIQTSSPSQTQAILQPANQQTILTSTANQTVPLQIRPAQSFPLQLQTLQGSQTPVMTTVPINLGGMTLALPVINSVGGGGAVQLIQSADGTFSVANGNQLVTAVSGAAPPTASTGSAVGEGDGMSESAQVVSTGSEGVSADTQVQSSEADSQSQNQANGLQNQIDTGGTIQQVIVGQVGHQLVQQIQLQPQAQSQGQGHCQQQPQHIQTVQLAPGQTLQPIQTFQNPAQVLIRTPTLSPSGQLTWQTLQLPGGVSLQGSLGTAMPQQLTLAPMAGGTTVGGGGLVSLSGTPITLSTAQINPGSGVQTVSIAGLGTAGVQVQGVPLTITSLQGQPQVQDSLKIQSSPVTVAVGNVAPGSSMSPDQLGSVQSSSDQEGPPSKRLRRVACSCPNCRDGEGRNSGDPTKKKQHICHMEGCGKVYGKTSHLRAHLRWHTGERPFVCNWIFCGKRFTRSDELQRHRRTHTGEKRFECPECSKRFMRSDHLSKHIKTHQNKKGGAAVAIITTDDMEEDAPEGLGASPQIVTVATLSRDSDPATPTTSNHLEEEEEEEEEFE
- the sp4 gene encoding transcription factor Sp4 isoform X2 produces the protein MSDSKKESSGTEGGKASKKGKSSGSQDSSQPSPLALLAATCSKIGGQGGVEGAQAGAQQIQVQASQIQLQAGQLQGQIVVDTTGGQALVPQQLELVPAQFTGNGWQIITAAPTMAKENPNQPVAVTVASTLGIDSSPGGRKVKAVNSVAASQQQQQQQFQIIQVQNLPNAGGGVQYQVIPHLQTADGQQIHISSAQPASLGTLPEQVQLIQTSSPSQTQAILQPANQQTILTSTANQTVPLQIRPAQSFPLQLQTLQGSQTPVMTTVPINLGGMTLALPVINSVGGGGAVQLIQSADGTFSVANGNQLVTAVSGAAPPTASTGSAVGEGDGMSESAQVVSTGSEGVSADTQVQSSEADSQSQNQANGLQNQIDTGGTIQQVIVGQVGHQLVQQIQLQPQAQSQGQGHCQQQPQHIQTVQLAPGQTLQPIQTFQNPAQVLIRTPTLSPSGQLTWQTLQLPGGVSLQGSLGTAMPQQLTLAPMAGGTTVGGGGLVSLSGTPITLSTAQINPGSGVQTVSIAGLGTAGVQVQGVPLTITSLQGQPQVQDSLKIQSSPVTVAVGNVAPGSSMSPDQLGSVQSSSDQEGPPSKRLRRVACSCPNCRDGEGRNSGDPTKKKQHICHMEGCGKVYGKTSHLRAHLRWHTGERPFVCNWIFCGKRFTRSDELQRHRRTHTGEKRFECPECSKRFMRSDHLSKHIKTHQNKKGGAAVAIITTDDMEEDAPEGLGASPQIVTVATLSRDSDPATPTTSNHLEEEEEEEEEFE